The DNA region TGTTTCAAGGTTGTACCAGAGTTAAGTGATGGGTACTTCAGCTTTTTGTACTCCTGCTTTGGACAAAAGTATAACAGAATTcaaatttattccaaataatttcCCAGTCCCATGTGGGCAAGGGCAGGGAGATAGAACACTACACAGAGGTCATGATTAACAAAGTTCATGTGTCAGATAGGACAGAACATGTGACTACCCAGTAAAATCCTGACtcattttctaatattttattcaGCAAGCTCAGTTCTAGAAGGAGAGGAGAGTGCAACAACTGATTTCAGAAATGACACAGACTTTGAAGAATTGCCAACAATGGTGAGTAGACAATGCTAAATAAAAGATCCTTTATGCTACCTTCTTATTCCCTGCCACTTCCCACCTCTTCCAATCCAGTCTCTCTCAAACAGTTTCAGTGGAACTAAACTCAAAAACTACTTTACAAAAACCCACTGGAAAAAGGCAGGTCAGCAAAATCCTGCAGCCTCCCCCACCTTCTGCAGTCCTACCAAGAGATCAGATGGAGAAAGCCTCCAGCTGGGAAGAGATCAGCTTATCTTGGTTTGTTCTGGTCACTGTACACATGTCAAACATGAGAGGTGACAGCTAAAAATGCACCCACACCTGACAGACCAAGACATTTAAATGTTACTTTATACATGTAGAGTGAATGTACcaaggttttcttttccctcttttccttccagttCTTGTCACTGCCCACCAGTGACAATGTAATAAATCTCTTGCAGTTTGGGGAGCTGAAGACCACAGAAAGTTCCTTTGTCCCGGATGGAGAAATTGAAAATGCTACTGCTTATGAAGTTAACACACCAAGAGTTGATGGTAAAAAGACACCAAGTGTTGATGGTAAAAATCcctttcatttctatttttacatATCAAAGTTGTACTGCCATCTACtaaaaaaatatctggaaatcTCAAATACCGTCTCAAACCTCATTTGCTCACTTActatcaaaagaaaaaccatTGTGACAAAGTCAATAAAATTTTCCTTGGATATAGCCTTTCAGATTGGAAGGCAATTTGTACAAAGCAGAGTGGGCAATTATTGCTAATTATAATTATTGTTATTGATAATTATTGTGATTATCTTTCTGGCTTTACAGATGAACGACGTGGGGAACCAGAGGAGACTGATGCAGGTATTAAAGAGATTTGGTAATAAAGACAAGGGGAACAGAACTGCCAGGAATTCCCCTTCTGTGTCCATGGCACTGAGTGACAGTTTcaggggaggcagagcctgctccctgagctgcctgccCTGGTTCCCTGTCTCCATCCCACACCCTCGTGTATCCCTTCAGCCCAAAGGCTGCTGAACACCCAAACCTATTCAGAATTCACAAGGCAGTAAGAAATCTCCCCAAGGAGGGGGATGCAGAACAGCACTGGGTCTGTCAGCAGCCTTGTATCAATGTCTCCATGAGACACACACTGACATTCCCAATTTCTTCTTTCAGGTGGCCTGGGAACAATTGCACTGGTTGGAATCATTGTTGGAATCGTTGTTGCAGTTGGAATCCTTGCAGGAATCGTAATTGCAGTTGTGAGGAAGATGTCAGGCAGGTACTCGTAAGTAAATTGCTCACCAGGCTTTTTCTTCAGGGATTTCCTCTGAGCGGGGTCACAGGAATCACTTGGGAGATTTCTAAGGTTTCTATTTGACAAAACAACCAATGTTACCAATTTTCCAGTGCCTTAGACAGACTCAGCAAGAGCTGCCAGTGTGGAATGGGGTCTGCA from Catharus ustulatus isolate bCatUst1 chromosome 24, bCatUst1.pri.v2, whole genome shotgun sequence includes:
- the LOC117006898 gene encoding podoplanin-like isoform X2; amino-acid sequence: MFIKDLLFIFLLGSLPFAALAQEASSVLEGEESATTDFRNDTDFEELPTMFGELKTTESSFVPDGEIENATAYEVNTPRVDGKKTPSVDDERRGEPEETDAGGLGTIALVGIIVGIVVAVGILAGIVIAVVRKMSGRP
- the LOC117006898 gene encoding podoplanin-like isoform X1, with product MFIKDLLFIFLLGSLPFAALAQEASSVLEGEESATTDFRNDTDFEELPTMFGELKTTESSFVPDGEIENATAYEVNTPRVDGKKTPSVDDERRGEPEETDAGGLGTIALVGIIVGIVVAVGILAGIVIAVVRKMSGRYSP